One genomic segment of Pseudomonas sp. RU47 includes these proteins:
- a CDS encoding TIGR03862 family flavoprotein translates to MTQTSASSPAHVAIIGGGPAGLMAAEVLSQAGVRVDLYDGMPSVGRKFLLAGVGGMNITHSEAYPAFLSRYAERAPQIAPLLRGFDADALCTWIHDLGIETFIGSSGRVFPTDMKAAPLLRAWLKRLRDSGVVIHTRHRWLGWDEHGALRIDSPEGEITVKPDATLLALGGGSWSRLGSDGAWMLALEQHGVGLAPLQPSNCGFEVQAWSELMVSKFAGAPLKNIAIGLNDDVPRLGECVITATGIEGSLIYALSAPIREAINQYGAAVVHIDLLPGRPVDKLQAALSKPRGSRSMAKHLHSQVGIDGVKAALLRELTDAATFADPALLARAIKALPLTLLKTRPLDEAISSAGGVTFEAMDERLMLKALPGVFCAGEMLDWEAPTGGYLLTGCFASGRAAGLGIVQWLKSEASA, encoded by the coding sequence ATGACCCAGACTTCCGCCTCCTCCCCCGCTCACGTCGCCATCATCGGCGGTGGCCCCGCCGGCCTGATGGCCGCTGAAGTGCTGAGCCAGGCCGGAGTTCGCGTCGATCTCTACGACGGCATGCCCTCGGTGGGCCGAAAATTCCTGCTCGCCGGCGTCGGCGGCATGAACATCACCCACTCCGAAGCCTACCCGGCGTTCCTCTCGCGTTACGCCGAACGCGCGCCGCAAATCGCCCCGCTGCTGCGCGGCTTCGACGCCGATGCGTTGTGCACATGGATTCACGATCTGGGCATCGAAACCTTCATCGGCAGCTCCGGCCGCGTGTTTCCCACCGACATGAAAGCCGCGCCACTGTTGCGTGCCTGGCTCAAACGCCTGCGCGACAGTGGCGTAGTTATCCACACCCGCCATCGCTGGCTCGGTTGGGATGAACACGGCGCGCTGCGCATCGACAGCCCGGAAGGTGAAATCACCGTGAAACCCGACGCCACCCTGCTCGCCCTCGGCGGAGGCAGTTGGTCGCGGCTCGGATCCGACGGTGCGTGGATGCTGGCTCTGGAGCAGCACGGTGTAGGACTTGCGCCATTGCAGCCGAGTAATTGCGGCTTCGAAGTGCAGGCCTGGAGCGAGCTGATGGTCAGCAAATTCGCCGGTGCGCCGCTGAAAAATATCGCCATCGGCTTGAACGACGACGTTCCGCGCCTGGGCGAATGCGTGATTACCGCGACCGGGATTGAAGGCAGTCTGATTTATGCGCTGTCGGCGCCGATTAGAGAGGCGATCAATCAGTATGGCGCGGCGGTTGTTCACATCGACCTGCTGCCCGGCCGGCCTGTGGATAAATTGCAGGCGGCATTGAGCAAGCCACGCGGATCGCGCTCGATGGCCAAGCATCTGCACAGTCAGGTCGGCATTGATGGGGTGAAAGCGGCGTTGTTGCGTGAACTGACCGATGCTGCGACGTTTGCTGATCCGGCGCTGTTGGCGCGGGCGATCAAAGCGTTGCCGCTGACTCTGCTCAAAACGCGGCCATTGGACGAGGCGATCAGCAGCGCTGGGGGCGTGACGTTCGAGGCGATGGATGAGCGCTTGATGCTCAAGGCGTTGCCGGGGGTGTTCTGCGCGGGTGAGATGCTCGATTGGGAGGCGCCGACGGGCGGCTATTTGCTGACGGGGTGTTTTGCCAGCGGGCGGGCGGCGGGGTTGGGAATTGTGCAGTGGCTCAAGTCCGAGGCGTCTGCCTGA
- a CDS encoding Lrp/AsnC family transcriptional regulator, whose amino-acid sequence MDKYDRMLLSALLENGRASYADLARKVNLSAPAVAERVAKLEVSGVITGYEAKIDLSKIGLPIQCMIELRLHQNGSQKVYDELVKIPQLTECFRVTGDPCVMMKAAVGSMTELEELINRVAKFGFSKTSIVLSSAIEKRVPLGQIEGNGK is encoded by the coding sequence TTGGACAAATACGACCGCATGCTGCTCAGCGCCCTGCTGGAAAACGGCCGAGCGTCCTACGCCGATCTGGCGCGTAAAGTGAACCTCTCCGCCCCCGCCGTCGCCGAGCGCGTGGCCAAGCTTGAAGTCTCCGGGGTAATCACCGGATATGAGGCAAAAATCGACCTGTCGAAAATCGGCCTGCCGATCCAGTGCATGATCGAATTGCGCCTGCACCAGAACGGCAGTCAGAAGGTCTACGACGAACTGGTAAAAATCCCGCAGCTGACCGAATGCTTTCGGGTCACGGGCGATCCGTGCGTGATGATGAAAGCCGCGGTGGGATCGATGACGGAGCTGGAGGAGTTGATCAATCGGGTGGCGAAGTTTGGTTTCAGCAAGACCTCGATTGTGTTGTCGAGCGCCATCGAAAAGCGCGTGCCGCTCGGCCAGATCGAAGGCAACGGCAAATAG
- the yedA gene encoding drug/metabolite exporter YedA: MPALRRFSLPLIAAFFALYVIWGSTYLVIRIGVEYWPPLMLGGVRFVIAGTLMYAFLRWRGAPAPTWAQWKAAGIIGILLLSFGNGAVSVAEHTGVASGVAALAVATVPLFTLLCGYFWGARNTRLEWAGVALGIIGIAMLNMGSNLQSSPMGAALLIFAAATWAFGSVWSRHLPLPQGAMASAVEMLVGGVVLLIGSAASGEHLQAVPPVEGWLALAYLIFFGSIIAFNSYMYLLKHVRPAAATSYAYVNPAVAVLLGIVFVGETIGIEEALAMLVIISAVVLIGLPQWRRPAQPPVAAPTAVPAEQRTN; the protein is encoded by the coding sequence ATGCCTGCCTTGCGCCGTTTTTCCTTGCCGCTGATCGCCGCGTTTTTTGCGTTGTATGTGATTTGGGGATCGACCTATCTGGTGATCCGCATCGGCGTCGAGTACTGGCCGCCGCTGATGCTTGGCGGTGTGCGCTTCGTGATCGCCGGTACGTTGATGTACGCATTTCTGCGCTGGCGCGGGGCCCCTGCGCCAACCTGGGCGCAATGGAAAGCGGCGGGGATCATCGGGATTTTGCTGCTCAGTTTCGGTAACGGCGCGGTGAGTGTGGCCGAGCATACTGGCGTGGCTTCGGGGGTGGCGGCATTGGCTGTGGCGACGGTGCCGCTGTTTACTTTGCTCTGTGGTTATTTCTGGGGGGCGCGTAACACCCGCCTGGAATGGGCCGGGGTGGCGTTGGGGATTATCGGCATTGCCATGCTCAACATGGGTTCCAACCTGCAATCGAGTCCGATGGGCGCGGCGCTGCTGATTTTCGCCGCGGCGACCTGGGCGTTCGGTTCGGTGTGGAGCAGACATCTGCCGTTGCCGCAGGGCGCGATGGCCAGCGCGGTGGAAATGCTGGTTGGCGGCGTGGTGCTGCTGATCGGCAGCGCGGCGAGCGGTGAACACTTGCAAGCAGTGCCGCCGGTTGAAGGCTGGCTGGCGCTGGCGTACCTGATCTTCTTCGGCTCGATCATCGCCTTCAACTCTTATATGTACCTGCTCAAGCACGTGCGTCCGGCGGCGGCGACCAGTTATGCCTACGTCAACCCGGCGGTGGCGGTGTTGCTGGGGATTGTGTTTGTCGGCGAGACCATCGGGATCGAAGAAGCGCTGGCGATGCTGGTGATCATCAGCGCCGTGGTGTTGATTGGCTTGCCGCAGTGGCGCCGTCCGGCACAGCCGCCAGTCGCAGCGCCGACAGCCGTTCCCGCGGAACAGCGTACGAATTAG
- a CDS encoding 3'-5' exonuclease: MERIAVIDFETTGLSPNSSCRATEIAVVMLENGRIVERYQSLMNAGVRVPAFIEQLTGISNAMLRTAPSAEQVMNEVNEFVGCTPLVAHNASFDQKFWDFELGRIKRTRLQNFACSLLLARRLMPAAPNHKLGTLTTFARLPHTGQAHRAMADAEMAANLMAHLADELRHKHGVSELSHDLLCKLQKVPAAKVTEHLQRYR; the protein is encoded by the coding sequence TTGGAACGCATTGCAGTCATCGACTTTGAAACCACCGGCCTGTCGCCGAACAGCAGCTGCCGCGCCACGGAAATCGCCGTGGTCATGCTGGAAAACGGCCGTATCGTCGAGCGTTACCAGAGCCTGATGAACGCCGGCGTACGCGTCCCCGCGTTCATCGAACAACTGACCGGCATCAGCAACGCCATGCTGCGCACCGCGCCCTCGGCCGAGCAGGTGATGAACGAGGTCAATGAGTTTGTCGGTTGCACGCCGCTGGTCGCGCACAATGCCTCGTTCGACCAGAAGTTCTGGGACTTTGAACTGGGGCGGATCAAGCGCACGCGGTTGCAGAACTTTGCCTGCTCGCTGCTGCTGGCACGGCGGCTGATGCCGGCCGCGCCGAATCACAAGCTCGGTACGCTGACCACGTTTGCGCGTTTGCCCCACACGGGGCAGGCTCACCGGGCCATGGCCGATGCCGAGATGGCGGCCAATCTGATGGCGCATCTGGCTGATGAGTTGCGGCACAAGCACGGCGTCAGCGAGCTATCGCATGACCTGCTGTGCAAACTGCAAAAAGTCCCGGCCGCGAAAGTCACCGAACACCTCCAACGCTATCGCTGA
- a CDS encoding endonuclease/exonuclease/phosphatase family protein yields MTRLLRYTLLLVVLAIALIGGLLFSLTWRPDTRETLPVSCTGTPPTLVPGQALKVMTWNVQYLAGKRYVFWNDLAQGNDEAPTPEDMAFSLDEVARVIRDEQPDVVLLQELDDGAKASDYQDQLKLLQERVADLYPCNASAFDWKAEFVPDRHIFGSVGRQLATLSRYRIEHAERLQLPVAAANFISRQFQPKDAMLATKLPLSDGGQLTVFNTHLERSSQANDTALAQVSAVAKVLDKYESQGLPWLIGGDFNLLPLGQYRRLPAEQRTPYSADSELHLLWDKYPMIPTNNEASGIDRAQWLTHYPNDPGLNGPDRTVDYLFYSPKIKRVEAMVRQDDTLRISDHLPVIARFLLPAAL; encoded by the coding sequence ATGACCCGTCTACTGCGCTACACCCTGTTGCTTGTTGTGCTTGCCATCGCCCTGATCGGTGGGCTGCTGTTCAGCCTGACCTGGCGCCCCGACACTCGCGAAACCCTGCCGGTCAGTTGCACGGGGACGCCACCGACACTGGTGCCGGGCCAGGCGCTGAAAGTCATGACCTGGAACGTGCAGTACCTGGCCGGCAAGCGTTACGTGTTCTGGAATGATCTGGCCCAGGGCAACGATGAAGCGCCGACACCGGAAGACATGGCCTTCAGCCTCGACGAAGTGGCGCGAGTGATCCGCGATGAGCAGCCCGATGTGGTGCTGCTGCAGGAGCTCGATGACGGCGCCAAGGCCAGCGATTATCAGGACCAGCTCAAGCTCTTGCAGGAACGGGTCGCCGACCTGTACCCATGCAACGCCAGTGCGTTTGACTGGAAAGCCGAATTCGTCCCTGATCGACACATCTTTGGCAGCGTCGGCCGGCAACTGGCGACGTTGAGCCGCTATCGCATAGAGCACGCCGAGCGCCTGCAATTGCCAGTGGCTGCCGCCAACTTCATCAGCCGCCAGTTCCAGCCGAAAGACGCCATGCTCGCGACCAAACTGCCACTGAGCGATGGCGGGCAACTGACTGTGTTCAATACGCATCTGGAACGCTCCAGCCAAGCAAATGACACCGCGCTGGCACAAGTGAGTGCCGTGGCCAAAGTGCTCGACAAGTACGAAAGCCAGGGCCTGCCGTGGTTGATCGGTGGTGATTTCAATCTGTTGCCGCTCGGCCAGTACCGCCGCCTGCCTGCCGAACAACGCACGCCCTACTCCGCCGACAGCGAGCTGCATCTGCTGTGGGACAAATACCCGATGATCCCGACCAACAACGAAGCCAGCGGCATCGACCGGGCGCAATGGCTGACCCACTACCCCAACGATCCTGGCCTGAACGGCCCGGATCGCACGGTCGACTATCTGTTTTACAGCCCGAAGATCAAGCGGGTGGAAGCGATGGTGCGCCAGGACGATACCTTGCGCATCTCCGATCACTTGCCGGTGATTGCGCGCTTCCTGCTGCCGGCGGCGCTCTAG
- a CDS encoding histone deacetylase family protein — protein MPLPLIYHEDYSPEFPADHRFPMDKFRLLRDHLVDSGLTRDSDLLRPEICPNDILALAHDRVYIERYMSGELSREDQRRLGLPWNEALARRTVRAVGGSILAAEKALEHGLACHLAGGTHHAHYDYPAGFCIFNDLAIISQYLLQSGRVNRVLIFDCDVHQGDGTARILHDTPEAITVSLHCEKNFPARKAQSDWDIPLPKGMGDADYLKVVDDTLNYLLPLYQPDLVLYDAGVDVHKDDALGYLQLTDEGVAARDESVMRHCLGRDIPVMGVIGGGYSKDRHALARRHGILHHSAQRVWQSHGCH, from the coding sequence ATGCCATTGCCGCTGATCTACCACGAAGACTACAGCCCCGAGTTTCCGGCGGATCACCGCTTCCCGATGGACAAGTTTCGTTTGCTGCGCGATCACCTGGTCGACAGCGGTCTGACCCGCGATAGCGACCTGCTGCGCCCGGAGATTTGTCCCAACGACATCCTCGCCCTCGCCCATGACCGTGTGTATATCGAACGCTACATGAGCGGCGAGTTGTCCCGCGAAGACCAGCGGCGTCTAGGCTTGCCATGGAATGAAGCACTGGCCCGGCGCACGGTGCGAGCGGTCGGCGGTTCGATTCTGGCCGCGGAGAAAGCCCTCGAACATGGCCTGGCCTGTCATCTGGCCGGTGGCACTCACCATGCGCATTACGACTACCCGGCAGGATTCTGCATCTTCAATGACCTGGCGATCATCAGCCAATACCTGCTGCAAAGCGGTCGAGTGAATCGCGTGCTGATCTTCGATTGCGATGTGCATCAGGGCGACGGCACCGCACGAATCCTGCATGACACGCCGGAGGCGATTACCGTTTCCCTGCACTGCGAGAAGAATTTTCCCGCACGCAAAGCGCAAAGTGACTGGGACATTCCGCTGCCCAAAGGCATGGGCGATGCTGATTACCTGAAAGTGGTCGATGACACGCTCAACTATCTGCTGCCGCTGTATCAACCGGACCTGGTGCTGTATGACGCCGGCGTTGATGTACACAAGGACGATGCCCTCGGTTATTTGCAACTGACCGACGAAGGCGTCGCCGCCCGCGATGAAAGCGTGATGCGCCATTGCCTGGGCCGCGACATTCCGGTGATGGGCGTGATCGGCGGCGGCTACAGCAAGGACCGCCACGCCCTCGCCCGCCGCCACGGCATCCTCCATCACAGCGCACAGCGGGTCTGGCAGTCACACGGTTGTCATTGA
- a CDS encoding DEAD/DEAH box helicase encodes MTFATLGLIEPLLRSLEKLGYQTPTPVQAQAIPAVLAGRDLMAAAQTGTGKTAGFALPLLQLLAMEGPKVAANSARALILVPTRELAEQVHESVRQYAENLPLRTYAVYGGVSINPQMMKLRGGVDVLVATPGRLIDLFRQNALKLDQLQTLVLDEADRMLDLGFSEELANIYRMLPKKRQTLLFSATFSDDIRLLAGQMLNDPLTVEVSPRNVAANTVKQWIVTVDKKRKAELFVHLMRKNKWKQVLVFAKTRNGVDALVEKLQGLGVNADGIHGDKPQATRQRALDRFKLSEVQILVATDVAARGLDIEDLPLVINFDLPIVAEDYIHRIGRTGRAGATGEAISLVCADEVNMLSAIEMLTRQTLKRQNEPDFEPEHRVPDTDASGQVIKKPKKPKKPKASGGGGKRNLGKWVDSGETQAPEPSVKPVRKVPVFNTGPRKRKP; translated from the coding sequence ATGACTTTCGCCACCCTTGGCCTGATCGAACCCTTGCTGCGCTCCCTCGAGAAGCTCGGCTACCAGACCCCGACGCCGGTTCAGGCGCAAGCCATTCCGGCCGTGCTGGCCGGTCGTGACCTGATGGCAGCGGCCCAGACCGGCACCGGAAAAACCGCCGGTTTCGCTTTGCCACTGCTGCAGTTGTTGGCCATGGAAGGGCCGAAAGTCGCTGCCAACTCGGCGCGTGCGCTGATTCTGGTGCCGACCCGCGAGCTGGCCGAGCAGGTTCATGAGTCTGTGCGCCAGTACGCCGAAAACCTGCCGCTGCGCACTTATGCGGTGTACGGCGGCGTCAGCATCAACCCGCAAATGATGAAGCTGCGCGGCGGCGTCGATGTGCTGGTCGCCACACCCGGTCGCCTGATCGACCTGTTCCGCCAGAACGCGCTGAAACTCGATCAGCTGCAGACTCTGGTGCTGGATGAAGCCGATCGTATGCTCGACCTGGGCTTCTCCGAAGAACTGGCGAACATTTACCGCATGCTGCCGAAAAAGCGCCAGACCCTGCTGTTCTCCGCGACCTTTTCCGATGACATCCGCCTGCTGGCCGGGCAAATGCTCAACGATCCGCTGACCGTCGAAGTCAGCCCGCGCAACGTCGCCGCCAACACCGTAAAGCAGTGGATCGTCACGGTGGACAAGAAGCGCAAGGCTGAACTGTTCGTGCACCTGATGCGCAAGAACAAGTGGAAGCAGGTGCTGGTGTTCGCCAAGACCCGCAACGGTGTCGATGCGCTGGTGGAAAAACTTCAGGGCCTCGGTGTGAATGCTGACGGTATCCACGGCGACAAACCACAGGCCACCCGTCAGCGCGCGCTGGACCGTTTCAAACTCAGTGAAGTGCAGATTCTGGTCGCGACTGACGTTGCGGCGCGGGGTCTGGATATTGAAGATCTGCCGTTGGTGATCAACTTCGATCTGCCGATCGTGGCCGAGGATTACATTCATCGTATCGGTCGTACTGGCCGTGCAGGCGCGACGGGTGAGGCAATCTCGCTGGTATGCGCGGATGAAGTGAACATGTTGTCGGCGATTGAGATGCTGACGCGGCAGACCTTGAAGCGTCAGAACGAGCCGGATTTCGAACCGGAGCACCGTGTGCCGGATACCGATGCCAGTGGTCAGGTGATCAAGAAGCCGAAGAAACCGAAGAAGCCGAAAGCGTCGGGCGGTGGTGGCAAGCGCAATCTGGGCAAGTGGGTCGACAGCGGCGAGACGCAGGCGCCGGAGCCTTCGGTCAAGCCTGTGCGCAAGGTGCCGGTGTTCAATACCGGGCCGCGTAAACGTAAGCCTTAA
- a CDS encoding DUF2076 domain-containing protein has product MNSEEQTLIDGLFSRLQQAETEAAPRDAQAETRIKEHLTRQPAAGYFMTQAILVQEAALKSLDEQNKQLTQQVQRLQAELQSAKAQSVAPAPSGGGGFLSSIFGGSPRPVSTQSAPASTGGWREPAPQQNYAAPAPQQNFGAAPPGYAQQAAPAAGSSFLGGALKTAAGVAGGVMLAQGISSLFHHNQQPEEIVEVIKEEPAQVADQSSNGWGEDQRVADNGFSGNDQGGFTDTDYGNDNSSFFDDDDSFV; this is encoded by the coding sequence ATGAACAGCGAAGAGCAAACCCTGATCGATGGACTGTTTTCCCGGCTGCAGCAGGCCGAAACGGAGGCAGCCCCGCGCGACGCCCAGGCCGAGACGCGGATCAAGGAACACCTGACCCGCCAGCCGGCGGCAGGTTATTTCATGACCCAGGCGATTCTGGTGCAAGAGGCCGCGCTCAAAAGCCTCGACGAGCAGAACAAACAACTGACTCAGCAAGTCCAGCGTTTGCAGGCTGAGTTGCAGTCGGCGAAGGCCCAGAGTGTCGCACCGGCGCCGAGTGGCGGCGGTGGTTTCCTGTCGAGCATTTTTGGTGGTAGCCCGCGTCCGGTGTCGACCCAGAGTGCCCCAGCCTCGACTGGCGGCTGGCGCGAACCGGCACCGCAGCAGAATTACGCGGCCCCGGCGCCACAACAGAACTTCGGCGCAGCGCCGCCTGGTTATGCGCAACAAGCCGCTCCGGCGGCCGGCAGCAGCTTCCTCGGCGGCGCCTTGAAAACTGCGGCCGGTGTAGCTGGTGGCGTGATGCTGGCGCAGGGCATCAGCAGCCTGTTCCATCACAACCAGCAGCCGGAAGAAATCGTTGAAGTGATCAAGGAAGAGCCGGCGCAGGTCGCTGACCAGAGCAGCAATGGCTGGGGCGAAGATCAGCGTGTGGCCGATAACGGCTTCTCTGGCAACGACCAGGGCGGCTTCACCGACACCGACTACGGCAACGACAACTCATCGTTCTTCGATGACGACGATTCCTTCGTCTGA
- a CDS encoding YciC family protein — protein MNALEVLRDSLYFFKRHLGSIVRLCLPLVIFEAFLQQVVDHASGPENISAISIVVGLLVYPLYTAALILFLDARSRGEAPRNRDLLAMAATLWPRFALLTALNTLLILLGLSLYFLPGLMLMVMLAFGEYLLVLRGMGPLQAMKESLRLTRGHFWRILLCILCVMTPLWLLKGATLAVYPEPQNPVIAILIDSAHSFLQLFTSVVLFRLFMLISELPDKRDRAV, from the coding sequence ATGAATGCCCTCGAAGTACTGCGCGACTCTCTGTATTTTTTCAAACGCCATTTGGGCAGCATCGTGCGGTTGTGCCTGCCGCTGGTGATTTTCGAAGCGTTCTTGCAACAAGTGGTCGATCACGCCAGCGGGCCGGAAAACATCTCGGCAATTAGCATCGTCGTCGGTCTGCTGGTGTATCCGCTGTACACCGCAGCGCTGATCCTGTTCCTTGATGCGCGCAGCCGTGGCGAGGCACCGCGCAATCGTGATCTGCTGGCGATGGCCGCCACCCTGTGGCCGCGCTTCGCGCTGCTCACGGCGCTGAATACCTTGCTGATTCTGTTGGGCCTGTCGCTGTATTTCCTGCCGGGCCTGATGTTGATGGTCATGCTCGCGTTCGGCGAATACCTGCTGGTGCTGCGCGGCATGGGCCCCTTGCAGGCAATGAAAGAAAGCCTGCGCCTGACCCGTGGGCACTTCTGGCGAATCCTGCTGTGCATTCTCTGTGTGATGACGCCGCTGTGGTTGCTCAAAGGCGCGACACTGGCGGTGTACCCCGAGCCGCAGAATCCTGTGATCGCCATACTGATCGACAGCGCTCACAGCTTCCTGCAACTGTTCACCAGTGTGGTGTTGTTCCGCCTGTTCATGCTGATCAGCGAATTGCCTGACAAACGTGACAGAGCGGTCTGA
- a CDS encoding ABC transporter ATP-binding protein encodes MGSVTAANHRFIEPVATPAQAASRLQVDKVNLRYKKPDGGTFTALEEVSFEVPDQQFAVLVGPSGCGKSSLLYLTAGLAEPTSGDIYVGGQQVQGPGADRGMVFQSYTLFPWLTVRQNVEFGLKRRGMPAARRKEIVDYYVNEVGLAGFANNYAKQLSGGMMQRVAIARALANDPQILLMDEPFGALDSQTRLQMQQLLLRVWGNSKKTVLFVTHDIDEAILLGDRVYVMGAKPGRIKQILDVPIERPRSLDMVMDRSFIDMKRQIFGLLHDDLEEVH; translated from the coding sequence ATGGGCTCAGTGACTGCTGCCAATCATCGTTTCATCGAACCTGTCGCGACCCCGGCGCAAGCGGCGTCACGCTTGCAGGTCGACAAGGTCAACCTGCGTTACAAGAAGCCTGACGGCGGGACGTTTACTGCGCTGGAAGAGGTCTCGTTCGAGGTGCCGGATCAGCAATTCGCCGTGCTGGTCGGGCCATCGGGTTGCGGCAAGTCGAGTCTGTTGTATCTGACCGCCGGACTGGCTGAGCCGACCTCCGGTGATATCTACGTCGGCGGCCAGCAAGTACAGGGCCCCGGCGCGGATCGCGGCATGGTCTTTCAGAGCTACACGCTGTTCCCGTGGCTGACGGTGCGCCAGAACGTCGAGTTCGGTCTCAAGCGTCGTGGCATGCCGGCGGCGCGGCGCAAGGAGATCGTCGATTATTACGTCAACGAAGTCGGCCTCGCCGGGTTCGCCAACAACTACGCCAAGCAGTTGTCGGGCGGGATGATGCAGCGTGTGGCGATCGCCCGGGCGCTGGCCAATGACCCGCAGATTCTGCTGATGGACGAACCGTTCGGCGCCCTCGACAGCCAGACACGTTTGCAGATGCAGCAGTTGTTGCTGCGCGTCTGGGGCAACAGCAAGAAAACCGTGTTGTTCGTCACCCATGACATCGACGAAGCCATTCTGCTCGGCGACCGGGTCTATGTGATGGGCGCCAAACCGGGGCGGATCAAACAGATTCTCGACGTACCGATCGAACGTCCACGCTCACTGGACATGGTCATGGACCGCTCGTTCATCGACATGAAACGACAGATCTTCGGGCTGCTGCATGACGACCTGGAAGAGGTGCATTGA
- a CDS encoding GNAT family N-acetyltransferase, producing the protein MEPILELQSARLLMRQWQDEDLPAFAAMCADPQVMRYFPAALSRLESASMIGRVRGHFAEHGFGLWALERKDSGEFIGFTGLGVVGFDAPFTPAVEIGWRLAKEHWGLGYASEAAWTALRCGFDRLALKEIVSFTAQSNLPSEKVMQAIGMHHAPEDDFDHPKLAVDHPLRRHVLYRITREQWLQTLHG; encoded by the coding sequence ATGGAGCCGATACTGGAACTGCAAAGCGCACGCTTGCTGATGCGTCAGTGGCAGGACGAGGATTTGCCAGCATTTGCAGCGATGTGCGCCGATCCTCAGGTGATGCGCTACTTCCCGGCAGCGTTGAGCCGACTGGAAAGCGCCTCGATGATCGGCCGCGTGCGTGGGCATTTTGCCGAGCACGGTTTTGGCCTTTGGGCGCTGGAGCGCAAGGACAGCGGTGAATTCATCGGTTTCACCGGGCTCGGCGTGGTTGGCTTTGATGCGCCGTTCACTCCGGCAGTGGAGATCGGCTGGCGTCTGGCCAAGGAACATTGGGGCCTGGGCTATGCCAGCGAAGCGGCGTGGACCGCTCTGCGTTGCGGCTTTGATCGGTTGGCGCTCAAGGAAATAGTTTCCTTCACCGCGCAATCCAATCTGCCCTCAGAGAAAGTCATGCAGGCGATCGGCATGCATCACGCCCCGGAAGATGATTTCGATCATCCGAAACTGGCCGTCGATCATCCGTTGCGTCGGCATGTGCTGTACCGCATCACTCGGGAACAATGGCTGCAAACCTTGCATGGATAA
- a CDS encoding LabA-like NYN domain-containing protein: MKKIAVFADVQNLYYTVRQAYGCHFNYAALWADISKDGQIVEAYAYAIDRGDSKQQQFQQILRNLGFTVKLKPYIQRSDGSAKGDWDVGITLDIMDAADHVDEIVLASGDGDFDMLLERIISKHGVQAVAYGVPGLTANSLIRAASRYVPIEGALLLKN; encoded by the coding sequence GTGAAAAAAATCGCAGTGTTCGCCGACGTGCAGAACCTCTACTACACCGTGCGTCAGGCCTATGGTTGTCACTTCAACTACGCCGCGCTGTGGGCAGACATCAGCAAGGACGGGCAGATCGTCGAGGCCTACGCCTACGCGATCGACCGTGGCGACAGCAAACAGCAGCAGTTCCAGCAGATCCTGCGCAACCTCGGTTTCACCGTGAAACTCAAACCCTACATCCAGCGCAGCGACGGCTCGGCCAAGGGCGACTGGGACGTGGGCATCACCCTCGACATCATGGACGCCGCCGACCACGTCGACGAAATTGTCCTGGCCTCCGGTGACGGCGATTTCGACATGCTGCTCGAACGCATCATCAGCAAACACGGCGTGCAAGCGGTCGCCTATGGCGTGCCCGGCCTGACGGCCAACTCGCTGATCCGCGCCGCCAGCCGTTACGTGCCGATCGAAGGCGCGTTGTTACTCAAGAATTGA